One Chaetodon trifascialis isolate fChaTrf1 chromosome 21, fChaTrf1.hap1, whole genome shotgun sequence genomic window carries:
- the timm23a gene encoding mitochondrial import inner membrane translocase subunit Tim23 has protein sequence MDNNSQGSGGARPGFGSLFGGGAPEYSNTELAGVPLTGMSPLSPYLNVDPRYLVQDTDEFILPTGASKTRGRLELAFFTIGGSCMTGATLGALNGLRMGLKETRDMAWSKPRNVQIINMVTRQGASWANSLGSVALLYSVFGVVIEKARGAEDDINTVAAGTLTGMLFKSSSGIKGVARGGLAGLALSGAYALYNNWDHISGSSSSSRLY, from the exons ATGGACAACAACTCACAAGGATCGGGAGGAGCCCGACCCGGTTTCGGGAGTCTCTTCGGAGGAGGTGCACCTGAATACTCCAACACAGAGCTCGCCGGTGTTCCCT TGACGGGAATGAGTCCTCTGTCCCCGTACCTCAATGTTGACCCTCGTTACCTGGTTCAG GACACGGATGAGTTCATCCTACCCACAGGCGCCAGTAAAACCAGAGGAAGGTTGGAACTGGCTTTCTTTACCATTGGAGGATCCTGCATGACTG GAGCAACACTCGGAGCTCTAAACGGTCTCAGGATGGGTCTGAAGGAGACTAGAGACATGGCATGGTCCAAACCTCGTAACGTACA GATTATCAACATGGTGACCAGACAGGGTGCTTCATGGGCCAACTCTCTGGGCTCTGTTG CCTTGTTATATAGTGTTTTCGGGGTGGTGATAGAGAAGGCCAGAGGAGCAGAAGATGACATCAACACAGTGGCCGCTGGGACGCTAACTGGGATGCTCTTTAAGTCAAGCA GTGGCATAAAAGGTGTAGCCAGAGGAGGCCTGGCTGGTTTAGCCTTGTCTGGTGCCTACGCACTCTACAACAACTGGGACCACATCAGCggctcctcatcatcctccagGCTGTACTAa
- the LOC139350121 gene encoding elastase-1, with amino-acid sequence MAVPGPPPLLLLSLLLPLLLSKASLPAAAYTLTPGRQPQHKLLHLDWPKDCGMAHFKPNMAERIVSGNEARPHSWPWQVSLQVRPRGSKHYIHVCGGTLIHKNWVLTAAHCFQKGKAEDAGSWRIVLGKHQLKRSETAERIFPVKRIYRHENFRYPAHSELDYDIALVKAATDIVPSNFIRYACLPRKQTSLNPGHYCWVTGWGDTRGGKENVSLAEALNQARLPIIDFKTCRQKKFWGDRVRDSMICAGFRDKEDPPAACQGDSGGPLLCQLGRDRWEVHGVVSFGPIGCTVENKPSVFTRTAAYIPWIEATRIRDFFLH; translated from the exons ATGGCTGTACCtggacctcctcctctcctcctcctttctctgctgctgccgctgctgttgAGCAAGGCATCTCTGCCCGCAGCTGCATACACACTCACCCCTGGGAGACAGCCACAGCACAAGCTCCTCCACCTGG ACTGGCCGAAGGATTGTGGTATGGCTCACTTCAAGCCCAACATGGCCGAGAGGATTGTGTCTGGGAATGAGGCCAGACCTCACTCCTGGCCCTGGCAGGTCTCTCTGCAG GTTCGTCCCAGAGGAAGTAAACATTACATTCACGTCTGTGGAGGAACTCTCATTCACAAGAACTGGGtcctaactgctgctcactgtttcCAGAA GGGCAAAGCCGAGGATGCTGGCAGCTGGAGGATCGTCCTGGGGAAGCACCAGCTGAAGCGCTCTGAGACGGCAGAGAGGATTTTCCCGGTGAAGAGGATCTACAGGCATGAGAACTTCCGTTACCCCGCTCACAGCGAGCTGGACTATGACATCGCCCTGGTGAAGGCTGCCACAGACATCGTCCCATCAAACTTCATCCGCTACGCCTGCCTGCCGCGCAAGCAGACCAGCCTCAACCCGGGACACTACTGCTGGGTCACAGGCTGGGGGGACACCCGGG GTGGAAAGGAGAACGTATCTCTGGCAGAAGCCCTGAATCAAGCGCGCCTGCCCATCATTGACTTCAAGACCTGCCGGCAGAAGAAATTCTGGGGCGATCGTGTCCGAGACTCCATGATCTGTGCTGGGTTCAGGGACAAGGAGGACCCACCTGCTGCGTGCCAG GGTGACTCTGGTGGTCCTCTGCTGTGCCAGCTAGGGCGGGACCGCTGGGAGGTGCACGGCGTGGTGAGCTTCGGCCCCATTGGCTGCACCGTGGAGAACAAACCCAGCGTTTTCACCCGCACCGCTGCCTACATCCCCTGGATCGAGGCGACGCGCATCAGGGACTTCTTCCTGCACTAA